A single window of Halobacterium jilantaiense DNA harbors:
- a CDS encoding HAD-IIA family hydrolase: MTYRGAVLDLDGTVLRGGDLLPGARTGVAALREHTESVLFLTNNPTRPASDHAERLRDLGIEASADDVLTSADATVAYLRDRHADEPAFAIAESSIVDQLRAGDVSLTDDPGAAGVVVAGYDREFHFRDLQAALDAMDDDTAFVGTDPDRTIPGADGLEPGSGAIVHAVAGVTDREPDAVLGKPSETTARLAADRIGVPPEDCLLVGDRLETDVAMGDRAGMTTALVRTGVDGDDEVDASDRRPDFVLDSLGDVVELLG, encoded by the coding sequence GTGACCTACAGAGGGGCCGTCCTCGACCTCGACGGCACTGTCCTTCGCGGCGGCGACCTGCTCCCGGGTGCCCGGACGGGTGTCGCGGCGCTCCGCGAGCACACCGAGTCCGTCCTGTTCCTGACGAACAATCCGACGCGGCCCGCCAGCGACCACGCCGAGCGCCTGCGCGACCTCGGCATCGAGGCGAGTGCGGACGACGTGCTCACGTCGGCAGACGCGACGGTCGCCTACCTCCGGGACCGCCACGCGGACGAGCCCGCGTTCGCCATCGCCGAGTCGTCTATCGTCGACCAGCTACGGGCGGGCGACGTGTCGCTGACCGACGACCCCGGGGCGGCGGGCGTCGTCGTGGCGGGCTACGACCGCGAGTTCCACTTCCGAGACCTCCAGGCCGCCCTCGACGCGATGGACGACGACACCGCGTTCGTCGGCACGGACCCGGACCGCACGATTCCGGGAGCGGATGGCCTCGAACCGGGGTCAGGCGCAATCGTCCACGCCGTCGCCGGCGTCACCGACCGCGAGCCGGACGCGGTTCTCGGTAAACCCTCGGAGACGACGGCGCGGCTGGCGGCGGACCGCATCGGCGTGCCGCCAGAGGACTGTCTGCTCGTCGGCGACCGCCTGGAGACGGACGTCGCGATGGGCGATCGCGCCGGGATGACGACCGCGCTCGTGCGGACGGGCGTCGACGGCGACGACGAAGTCGACGCGAGCGACCGACGACCAGACTTCGTCCTCGACTCGCTCGGGGACGTGGTGGAGCTGCTCGGCTGA